The DNA segment GCTGAAAAAAAATTTCTCTGATAATGTTCAAGTAcaaggactgaaaatgagtgaaagaaCAGTGTCCAAAGAAAGTCTTTGAACGAGCTTCAGAAATCCTGCAGAACTATTGTTCAAGACCATTTCAAAAATGACAGGCTGACTCCTTGGAAGAAATGTATAAGAGCATTagtggtggctcaagacttttattaatatttagatGCCGAATTATTGTAAACTGGAGTAATTTCTTCTCTAATAACGGTCTTTCTCACAGCATAATCAATGGATTTGCATTACCTTTGAAAGAAGAGCACAAGATATTCCTGCTGAAAGTCCTCCTGCCTTTGCACAAAGTCAAGTCCCTTAGTGTGTATCACCCACAGGTAGGAATTTTCTTATGCCTTGCTCTGCCTTCCTCTGCTATAAGCAAAACGCTGTAACAAAAGTATGTCTCGAGCAAAGTCTTTTCACTTGGCAGACATGCAGGTAATGCCTCAAAGCAGTTATTTTGTCAGTGAAGCGTGTATCCAATGATAAAAAATGTGGAGTTAGTCACAACTTTAACTCTCAATGTTCACCAgataaaaatgcacatttcaacTTAACAATCTGGTCCTTTTACCCCTaactaatgtttaaaaatagcgTACACATGCAAAAACTGACATCTGTGCTCATGTGCCAATGCAGCAACATTTTTTTGCCTGATTAGAACATTTAGGACAGCCGCCATCTTTGATGTTACTTTATTATGTAGATTCTGTAGTTTGTTGAGTGCAATCTCTCTCCCAATAATATTTATGATACTTCTGattttgtcaaaatgaaaacaaatgccgtttcctgtttttcccttttatttCCCAGCTGGCCTACTGTGTGGTACAGTTCTTAGAGAAGGATAGCACCCTTACAGAACCggtaagatttatttattttgatattgattttttggctttttttttattttttattatcgaTTGACCTTCAAGCTCTTTTCAGACATACGTCATTCAAACTCCTCAAGACAGTattctctgtttgttttatggTGGGTAAGGTCGGAGCAAACATAAACGCGCTCACAAGTCCTCACAAACCTGCTGGAaggtgttttggattttgtgtgCTTGCATTAAGGCCCTGAGATCAACTAAACTACTTTATGAATATGTTGACTACTGTTTCTGCTTCTACTGATAGTTTTTGTAATGTAAGCTCATGTAATCCACCATCAGCAGATTAATAGCTGACCAAAATCGGCTGTCCAAACATTCCTGCTTCCTCTTTAATAAGCCTGGTATCCTGTCTGTGTGCGTAGACGGTAATGGCATTGTTAAAGTATTGGCCAAAGACCCACAGTCCAAAAGAAGTTATGTTCCTCAACGAACTGGAGGAGATACTGGATGTCATTGAGCCTTCGGAGTTCGTCAAAGTCATGGAACCCCTCTTCAGACAGCTGGCCAAATGTGTGTCAAGCCCGCACTTTCAGGTCTGAACCACATCCCTGTTTATTTTGATGCGTGTTTTAGTTAATCGTACAGTGTGcattctgtttgtctgtgtacGCACGTAACCCTGTGAAAAACTGTGTTGTCAGGTAGCAGAGCGAGCGCTGTACTACTGGAATAATGAGTATATCATGAGCCTGATCAGCGACAACGCTGCCAAGATCCTCCCCATCATGTTCCCAGCCCTTTACCGCAATTCCAAAACCCACTGGAACAAGTGAGgctcccccccccaccccctccattTATCTGTTTATCTTTATGATGAAGTGTATGAGGATAGTACGTAAGCAAAGCAAGTGACCTGTGGTAACCTTTTTGTGTCTGTAGGACGATTCATGGGTTGATTTACAATGCTCTGAAGCTCTTTATGGAGATGAACCAGAAACTGTTTGATGACTGCACCCAGCAGTTCAGGGCAGAAAAAAGCAAGTAAGTAATGCAGGGAGACATCACACCCATTTATACAGCGCAAGCTACAGTTTCCTTGTTCTCATTACAGTGTTAGAAACGTCATGGAAAACATTGTTTAAACATCATTAGAAGTGGAAAAGATGACTAAGTAGATACAAACTAAAACCACAATCTCTTAACTTGAAAGAGTTTGGgtatataactttttttttttttaacatgagttTATCTTTCAGCAAATCTTCTCTGTTTTGAAGAAGTCTCTTaggactctgtgtgtgtttgtgtgtgtcagagagaaagccaaatggaaagagagagaagaagcaTGGGTGAAGATTGAGAATCTAGCAAAGGCAAACCCACAGGTGAGCAAATAAATAGTAACCTAGCAATTCTCACAGTGCTGCAACCCTCTCAGTGGTTTGCAGGGTATCTCAGTGCGAATCAAGCAGGGTTTGATGTTTTGGTGATGAACATCAGTTGGTGTTTTGACAAACACTCcaactgaggggaaaaaaggaaaaagagtttctagtttttcttctcttctttttttcttttgtgtatgtgtggaagCAACAGATGGAAAGTTACAGGATGGATTGTGGGGAAATGTATGTCCAAAAGCTGAGGATTAAAGTCATTGAGAAAAGTTCTGCTTAAAGCTAGCACCTCTCACAAACCTGTATATTGGATAATGCGATTCTTTGTGGTtaacttttctttctcttcctgtgCTGCAGTTTGTCGTGTATGTGGACTCAATAGGATCAGGGAGTCCGATGGACATGGAGACAGATGGGCCACTGCTAGACGATGTCAACATGCTAAAGAAAGCAGTAGTTGAGGAAGCCACACAGGTCAGTGTGTGTAACATTTAATATGCATGCCTATATCTGAGGGGTACCACACGTTCTCACTGAAATGTGCACAAGCTTTGATGAATATCGCTTTAATATGAGACCTGTTTACATTTCAGTCTTAATGAAATCATATACGTGgtcataaaaagcagaaatctggacactttaatttatttattgatacTGACTTTGGCGCCAGGAATGgaggtttatttttgtttgaaaacaaataaatgtggtTATGTTAAGTGGAACCACACAGCCACAGTCCAGCAgtccgttttttttttctttcattttgcttcaaagcagcagaaaactacaagaaatgttaataatgaagaaaatgtgTGAAGTGAAAAAAGCTAATAATATGAAATGAATTCCACTAATCACACCTCATTTTGCAGGATGCTGTGGAGCCTCTCTCATTAGTTGACATAAATACAAAAGCAATTTTAGGACATTTAAAATTGTGAACTGTGCAGCTCAGGCTTAGCGACATTTTTCTCATGCCGTGTGCCAGTCACTTTGCCTAAATCGTCCAGTTTGGTGTGACTGTACTGTTTTAGCGATAGCtgtgctgtaaataaaaaccACGTTCAGGCCCATAAATATCTGTGTGGCGCGtgtgaaaacagcagcactaTCAGGGGACTTTGTAGTGGTTACTGTGCAACTGCCGCTGCCACCAGCAGCTTTTCAGAAGCACAAAGACGAATGCGGATGTTCCAATTCTGCGCGATCGATGCAGCTCCTAATGCGTCCTGtcatcactttgtttttttgttaatatctGTCAAATGCTAAAATGAAGAATGCTGTCGACCGAGCAGCACAGAACCTCTAAGCTGTCTGCACACTCCTGTTTGTGTAAACTATGTGGGTGTAGGACTGTTGCAGACAGCATCTTCACATTTGTATTGTTTTGAAACAGTGGTCATAAAATGCACACATACAGTGAATTTGCAGGttgttggttaaaaaaatatttcttcagaaTCACAAATGAACTTGGTTTATGACTCAGCTGTTTGGCCCCACAAGTAATTCCTGAGCAAAGATGGTTATTCCAGCTGCTGAAACGGAGACAGATTACATAAATCACTTGAGCATCCTGTCTGCCTTCCAAACCCAAACAACAGAGACGGGATGAACAAAGAGTGTTAAAGGACAATATTGCCAGAGACTTGTCCATGCTGCACtatcacatttttctttattatacaGTTTTGAATTGTATAGCTTATCAGTTTTGTCATGTAAGTGAGAAAAAGGTTTGAAAGGAAGGCAAATTGCAGGAATTAAAATCTTGTTCGGCCTGTAAAACGGGCCTCCGTGCAGAAGCTTAGGTTCATGAAGTGGGGCTGTAAATGCATTAGTTCTGATTTTACTGATccctctttgtgtctgtgtctagATCCAAAAAGACCAGCGCAGAGAACGCCCGTTGATGCGGAGGAAATCTGAGCTCCCCAAAGACATCTCCACAGTCACAGCTTTGGAGTTGCACCGAAGAGCAGAGGAAATGTTGACGCCACACGATGGCCATTAAGAGACCATCCCAGACCTACCATAAACCAGCAGCATCCACAGTGGAATCACAAACCCACGGAGGGCCAgcacaaaaccccccaaaacaaaacagaactgtGGTATCTCAGTCCAGCCCAGTGCAACACAGAAATGAACGATCCCAGCTCCACCTGACACAGAAAATGTCTAAAGCCACACATCTAAGCCAGGTCCGGCTTTGCGAGACAAGCGGTGCTCGGTCCTTACTGATCCCCACCCCTTCACCTGGTTCTTGCTTGCGGTGCTGGGATGTCCTGCATGACCACAGCAACCCGCCGTATACTGAACTTCAAATAAGAAATTGTCATAAtctccttttcttctgttttttttttttttttttttttttttttctcctccccctGTCTGCTCAACTTGTGTTCTGGGGTGCTGTGCTGCCCCCTTCTGGTCATTTTTCTCAGGTGTTCtgttctggtgtgtgtgtgtgtgtgtgtgtgtgtgtgtgtgtgtgtgtgtgtatatgagcCGTCTTCTTCTCGTCTCTTCTTTATCAACGTCAGGTGCTTGTACAAATAATAAGAGCCCCCAACTATAACTTCAATGGAGGCCATCTACAGTGGGGTGAGACTGTGTCAGTTCTTTCTGTATATTTAATATTGGCTGTTTTTTCTCATAAAATTTAAACTAGATAGCTGTTTATATTTTTCCCTTCATGCTATATTAGGAGCTCttctaagatttttaaaaaatcacgtCCTATCTGAAGAACTGTTCTGTTTCTTGCTATTATTTTaggattcattcattcactccaTTCATCAGGACTGGGCCACTCCTGAATTCAGCAGGGGTGTGTATTAAggattggggggaaaaaaaaccccttttaACTCAGTGCTGTTCATCAAACACGGCCAACCCGACTGAGGTTCCAGGTTTTTCTTCTGCACATCATTATTCCCGTGTAGAAACCTAGTTCGGTGCCAACTTTCTCATTTAGTtcctgtttttaagaaaaaaagatctTTTAATTTTGAAGGCAGTCAGTTAGCACGGCTCCCAAAGCATCTATGGCTTAAAGTTTACCACATGTTCAGAGCATTTTTTTATCGGTCACAGCGATGAGTCCGCGGCCCAAGCATGTTTGGCTGCCCGGTTACATGAGAGCGGATTGTGTcgatttatttttagtttcctATTTACGTCCAGCCATTGTGTGTTTAACATGGTTATTAGCATTCAGTACAAGTCACTATCATTCATTTAAGGCTTATGAGAGGTTAAAGAGATGTACTAGGTTGTTTGGGATTAACACGATGTTACTGTGTGTTGAGAGAAGTTAAACAGGGGCAGAAACCGTGCCGATAATgaactttgtcttttttgtttttcaaatcttttcaaGCAAGATCCTTTTATTTGTACAACAATTGGTAGAGAATAGATTGCTCCGTAGAGGAGGCATGTTTGGTTTGAAGAGGTCAAACATAA comes from the Astatotilapia calliptera chromosome 15, fAstCal1.2, whole genome shotgun sequence genome and includes:
- the ppp2r5cb gene encoding protein phosphatase 2, regulatory subunit B', gamma b isoform X2, translating into MPNKTKKDKESPKSGKVGKSGGQENSEHESSNRKASNSVPPTTQLLKGKQPGSQTPVKKDKRQSSSRFSLSNNRELQKLPAFKDVPPAEQEKLFIQKLRQCCVLFDFVSDPLSDLKWKEVKRAALSEMVEYITHNRNVITEPIYPEVVHMFAVNMFRALPPSSNPTGAEFDPEEDEPTLEAAWPHLQLVYEFFLRFLESPDFQPNIAKKYIDQRFVLQLLELFDSEDPRERDFLKTTLHRIYGKFLGLRAYIRKQINNIFYRFIYETEHHNGIAELLEILGSIINGFALPLKEEHKIFLLKVLLPLHKVKSLSVYHPQLAYCVVQFLEKDSTLTEPTVMALLKYWPKTHSPKEVMFLNELEEILDVIEPSEFVKVMEPLFRQLAKCVSSPHFQVAERALYYWNNEYIMSLISDNAAKILPIMFPALYRNSKTHWNKTIHGLIYNALKLFMEMNQKLFDDCTQQFRAEKSKEKAKWKEREEAWVKIENLAKANPQFVVYVDSIGSGSPMDMETDGPLLDDVNMLKKAVVEEATQIQKDQRRERPLMRRKSELPKDISTVTALELHRRAEEMLTPHDGH
- the ppp2r5cb gene encoding protein phosphatase 2, regulatory subunit B', gamma b isoform X1; the protein is MPNKTKKDKESPKSGKVGKSGGQENSEHEQSSNRKASNSVPPTTQLLKGKQPGSQTPVKKDKRQSSSRFSLSNNRELQKLPAFKDVPPAEQEKLFIQKLRQCCVLFDFVSDPLSDLKWKEVKRAALSEMVEYITHNRNVITEPIYPEVVHMFAVNMFRALPPSSNPTGAEFDPEEDEPTLEAAWPHLQLVYEFFLRFLESPDFQPNIAKKYIDQRFVLQLLELFDSEDPRERDFLKTTLHRIYGKFLGLRAYIRKQINNIFYRFIYETEHHNGIAELLEILGSIINGFALPLKEEHKIFLLKVLLPLHKVKSLSVYHPQLAYCVVQFLEKDSTLTEPTVMALLKYWPKTHSPKEVMFLNELEEILDVIEPSEFVKVMEPLFRQLAKCVSSPHFQVAERALYYWNNEYIMSLISDNAAKILPIMFPALYRNSKTHWNKTIHGLIYNALKLFMEMNQKLFDDCTQQFRAEKSKEKAKWKEREEAWVKIENLAKANPQFVVYVDSIGSGSPMDMETDGPLLDDVNMLKKAVVEEATQIQKDQRRERPLMRRKSELPKDISTVTALELHRRAEEMLTPHDGH
- the ppp2r5cb gene encoding protein phosphatase 2, regulatory subunit B', gamma b isoform X3, with translation MLACTRAAGGMVLDGPSANGPFQPVALMHFRDVPPAEQEKLFIQKLRQCCVLFDFVSDPLSDLKWKEVKRAALSEMVEYITHNRNVITEPIYPEVVHMFAVNMFRALPPSSNPTGAEFDPEEDEPTLEAAWPHLQLVYEFFLRFLESPDFQPNIAKKYIDQRFVLQLLELFDSEDPRERDFLKTTLHRIYGKFLGLRAYIRKQINNIFYRFIYETEHHNGIAELLEILGSIINGFALPLKEEHKIFLLKVLLPLHKVKSLSVYHPQLAYCVVQFLEKDSTLTEPTVMALLKYWPKTHSPKEVMFLNELEEILDVIEPSEFVKVMEPLFRQLAKCVSSPHFQVAERALYYWNNEYIMSLISDNAAKILPIMFPALYRNSKTHWNKTIHGLIYNALKLFMEMNQKLFDDCTQQFRAEKSKEKAKWKEREEAWVKIENLAKANPQFVVYVDSIGSGSPMDMETDGPLLDDVNMLKKAVVEEATQIQKDQRRERPLMRRKSELPKDISTVTALELHRRAEEMLTPHDGH